The Sus scrofa isolate TJ Tabasco breed Duroc chromosome 6, Sscrofa11.1, whole genome shotgun sequence region GTACAAATCCactccttttctgtcttcctttggtTTCTCTCTGTCCTGCAGACCTCCTGGCCTTGGAGCAGAGCAAGACTTTCTACAAGCCAGACTGGTTTGAGATTGTGGAGTCTGAAGTCAAGTGCTGTAAGGAGGCCGTGTGTGTCATCGACATGTCCTCCTTCACAAAGTTTGAAATAACAGTAGGTATTTGGGAACCAGAAGAACAGATTTGGCGTGTTTATTGAATGCCTCCTGTTTTTCATCTGTCACTTCAAAAGTGATTCTGTAACAACTCTGGCATATTTTAGTGTTTCACCTGTATTAGAACATTTTTCTGGAATGTTTAGCTCTGTGTTTCTATTGCTTTATCTGCGTGCAGAGGCCCACTTATCACTAGAATCAATAGCTCACTTTGCCTGCAGCTCCTTGCAGTGGACTAAACCTACACATGATGTCGCACAAGCCCCGGTTAATTGGTTAATCGATTCTTCTCAGCAAGCGGCCCTGCTCGTCAGGTTGCGTGACCCGGCCAGAGAGTCTTACGTTTGTTCTCTCTGCTTGCTTCCCTAACCCTCCAGTCCACTGGGGATCAGGCGTTAGAAATTCTCCAGTACCTGTTCTCCAACGACCTTGACGTGCCCGTGGGCCACATCGTGCATACCGGCATGCTCAACGAGAGTGGAGGATATGAAAATGACTGCAGCATAGCCCGGCTGAGCAAGCGCAGGTGAGCCGGCTGCCGCCACCGCTCTGCAGACCCCGCTCCGCCCCCGGCCCCTCTTGGCTGTGGCAGAGCATCAGCTCACTTCTCCAGGAAACCGTAATTATTCCGAGCACAGAAAGCCATTGTATTAACTCAAGGCCAGTTCGTTAGCAGCCCAACCCCCAAAAAATCaccaggaaaaaaaccccaccagaTTCATTAAAACTCCCCGTGGAAAAATGAGTTCCTCCCCTGGGAGAAGATGCCGCATCTCAGGCGAGCGGGTCTGTGTGATACCTTGGCACTGGCAGGAAGCCCAAATCTTCTGTTTCGCTCTGACGTTGTCTCCTGGAAGTACATGCTCTTGGGCTTCCCTGGAAGCTAAGGGATCGTTTGCCCCACTCGTTGCTTTGAAACTACCTGAAAATTGAGTGCTTCCTGATCACTCTCCTGCTGCCtggttttgattatttttggGTCCCACTTCCAGTTTCTTCATGATTTCTCCAACTGACCAGCAGGTCCACTGTTGGGCCTGGCTGAAGAAATACATGCCAGAAGACAGCAACCTCATTCTAGAGGACGTCACCTGGAAATACACTGGTAAGGGGGCGCTCTGGGACCAGCCGAGTGAGAAAAGGCCAGATGAGTCACATTGATCCAGATCTGTCTTCTCCATTTGCCTTCTCTATATTTgaaaaatgcggagttcccatttGAACCCGACAATGTCTGCGAGaatgtatgtttgatccctggtctcgatcagtgggttaaggatccggcattgccctgagctgcggtgtaggtcacagacttggctcccatcctgtgttgctgtggctgtggcataggccagtggctacagctctgattcagtccctatcctgggaactttgataAGGCCGcagttgcagccttaaaaagaagtaaaaagaagaagCTTAGAATAGGCTCTTGGTCATAGAAGATTGATCTCTAATGCttccacatatttttatttagtttttattttggcctcgcttgtggcatgcggaagttcccaggccagggattgaacccgctcaGTCACTTGGGAACtccgttgttgttgtttttaaatagctctttctgcatctgattccaagtcttttttgtttttaagtaatggTAAATTCCTTTGTCATTATTAATTGTTTATTCCCCATATTTTTATAAGTGTGGAATGAGTTAGTGCTTTCGTTTCTGTGTGTTGTATTCACTGCTATATCCCCCTACAGCCAGCATATAGGAgtgcaaatatttgttgaataactctttttttgaagtattttactGAGTTGCCGTGGTGGCTCAGCGCTaaaggacccgactagtatccatgagggcccaggttcaatccctggccttgctcagtgggttaagagtcccgaggtgctgtggctgtggcataggctggcagctatagctcctattcaacccctagcctgggaacttccacatgctgcaggtgcggtcctaaaaaaagaaaaaagtatatttattacCTAAGAATTTTCTTCGAAATTTccccttaggtttttttttctttttttaatgagtaaataATTTTTCAGGGTGATTTTCTGATTGTCTCTTCCTCAGCAGTCCTCTCAGGGAGCAGCACCTCCTCTTCTGCCACCTGATTCCAGCTTTAACCCCTTCCCTACCTCCCACTCAGTGGACTCCTGCCCCAGCTTCCTCCAGGCCCTCCTCCCCAGTTCACTGTGGGAGCAAAGATGACTACCTTCTTGCTACCAGATTGGGAAACTATAGACGCTTATTGAAGCAAGGCTGTTTTCTGGTCCACTTGAGGGTATTTGCTGTGTAGTTGGCTTGGATGTGACAGAATCCAGGCTGGCTGGGCAGCTCTCCTCAGGGCTCTCCTGGCACTGATTTGGGTTTGGTGCTTTTTCCATCGTGTAGCCACACTGCGGAGAGGGGAACAGGAATTGTGCGGGGGGTTTATGGCCAGCCCTAGGCGTGGGCTCCTGACCTCTGGCCTCATGATCCGGGTCTAGCTGCAGGGAGGCTGTGGAGGTTTGTCCTCCGTGTACCTGGGAAAGGGAAACACGCGGCCAGGCTCTCAAGTGCTAGGAGTCAGCAGCTGCATTAAGCAGCCCTGTCAAGGGAAGTGTATTTGCCAGAATCAGGGGCCACTCTGGGGTTGGCTGGGCAGAGAGACGCTATCACGGGCTTGCCACCCAGCCCTGGCAtgggtgagcaaggccagaagaCACCTTTCCCAGTGGCTCAGCTCTTCACCTGGAGTGGCCTGACGTCTCTTGTTCTTTTGCATTTAGCCCTCAATCTGATTGGTCCTCGAGCTGTGGACGTCCTGTCCGAGTTGTCCTACGCCCCGATGACTCCAGACCACTTcccaagtctgttctgcaaggtGGGTCCTGGTAAAGTTCTAGTTTTCAATgcgtagggagtgttttttaatAGAGATGGCGATTGCATGTTCTCACCATGGTGTTAACATCTACAAAGTGTGTTGtgacttttattaaggaaacaaaattaatgcatttctttacttttcaacCTTCCTGGTCTccttatttaataaacattggtATCTTTGAAGTGGACCTAACTTGGCTGAGTGTCAGTTCTATATACTAATTGCTGTCCGTTGCGGTGGATTAAGTTTTTAAGTTACAGTATTAGGACACGGATGTGAAAAAATGCCAGTCAGGGTCAGTCCACTTCTCTCCATGCAGTGCTTCCTCTTTTCCGTACACATAGTAACTTCTGTGTATGTGGCATCTTCAGGTAAGAAATGGTTTAGGTGAATCCCTAAACAACTCACCTGATTTTCTTtcacccttcctccctccctccctctcttccttcagcTTCCTTTctgtcgtctttttagggccacacctgtagcatatggaagttcccaggctagggattgaatcagagctacagctgctggcctatgccacagccacagcaacgagggatccgagcccaactagtatccatgaggatgtgggttctatctctggcctcactcagtgggctaaggatccggcattaccataagctgtggtgtaggttgcagatatggctcaaatctggtgtggctgtggctgtggtatcggctaatagctgcagctccaattcgacccctagcctgggatcttcatatgccacaggtgcagccctaaaaagcaaaaaaagggagtGCAGCAGTGGCACAGCAGGGCACCACTCGCTTGTGGTGtgacaggttaaggatctggcattgtcattgcaacagcttgggtagctgctgtggcttgggttcagtccctggcccaggaactttcacatgccctgggagtgaccaaaaaaaaaaaagaaagaaaattagaagccCAGTCTCTGCCCCCAGGGTGGCAGTGAAATGTGTTCAGTGGCCATCCTGTGGGGCAGGTGCTCAGGACCTGTCCGCCAGGTGCGCTTGGTCTGTCAGAGGAGACATGGGCCTGGGCTCCGTTGCTCCCAATGCCCCTGACTAAACACATCTTCAGCAGGCTGTTGGGAAGGGAGTATTGCAGGCTGGTCAAAGACTTGGCCTCCACTTGGCTCCAGCAGCTTGGCTGGCACGCCTGTCCTGGGGCTGTTCATGAGAAGAGATGCTGGAAAGGCCGGGCTCTGCTCTGCAGGACCCAGCTGACACCTGGAAAACACCAAGTTGAGCAAGAAATTCTTTCATTCACACGTGTCCCCTTTAGTGTCAGACAAATGGGTGCAGAGCTAAGGAGAGGAGTTTCCTCAGCCATTCATTCCTCCAACGAGGGGAGGGGCCGCTTCCCTGAGGCGTTTCCGTGGTGACCTGCTCCCTTTGCTTCACAGGAGATGAGTGTGGGCTACGCCAACGGCATCCGGGTGATGAGCATGACGCACACGGGCGAGCCGGGGTTCATGCTGTACATCCCCATAGAGGTGAGAACCGGGACGAGGGTGCTGGCAGGGTCCCAGCACCATGTCTGCTGGGGCCTTTGCTCACGCAGGTAGGCTGTGTGAAAGGAATTTTGAACATCTCTAGCTAAGTTCCTTGCTTTTTTTGTATAGGTAAGCCATGTACATGGTCTAAAAATGAAAACCTGTGAAAGTAATCAGTGCCACCACACCGGTTCCCCCCAACCACCACTAGTGATAGAGTTAATAGTTTATATCCTCTCTGAGGTTTTTGTGCATATGGAAGCAAAATCCaagactttcttctttcttctttggccGCCCCAttgcatatgaagttcctgggccagggatcagatctgagctgcagtcgtggcccaggccacagctgcggcaacatgggatccttaacccactgagtgaggccagggattgaagcggcaacttcatcgttcctagtcggattcgttaaacactgagccacgacgggaactccccaagagtcTTTTTCTTTATTGCGTGCACCAGCACAGAGAGTTCTCAAATATTGGGCTGATGGGTGCAGAACGGTTCATCTGTGCAGTTTTAATTTCCCTTAAGAGACTgagctacttttcttttttttttttttttttaaatttatttatttttctgctgtgcagcatgggggccaagatacacttacatgtatacattttttttccaccctttgttctgttgcaatataagtatctagacatagttctcaatgctactcagcaggatctcattgtaactccattccaagttgtatccgataaccccaaactcccagtccctcccactccctcacccttggcaaccacaagtctgttctccaagtccatgattttcttttctgtggaaaggttcattcgtgctgtatattagattccagttataagtgatatcatatggtatttgtctttgtctttctgacttatttcactcagtctgagagtctctagttccatccatgttgctataaatggcattatgtcgttcttttttatggctgagtaatattctgagCTACTTTTCAAAACCTGTCTACTGCAGGTAAGAGCCCATCTGCAGGGTGTGCACCGctctgcccacccctcctccacgcTGCTGTTCCTGGTGTCCCCGTCCCCTTGCCTCCCCCGACCATGCTCCGGCCTCAGGGCCTTTCCACtggctcttcctcttccctgggcGTGTCCTTCCCCCACACAGAGCCTCCCAAGCTCGAGGCCACACCTGCCGCTTGGCTCTTGTTCACTCTTCACCTTGGTGACAAGACCTGTGGGTTGCAGCCCCCCCTCCTGCGTAGCCTCCTTCCCTATTTTCTCTGTTGTGCTTAGCAGTGtctcagaatatatattttctttactttcttcatCAGCTTACCCCTGTTTAAATATGGGTTCCTTGAAGGCCGGGATATTTGTCTTAAGTTCTGTATCCCTAGCACTTAGAGAAGTacttggcacagagtaaatgtTCTGGCCgcatcttttgtccatttttgtaCTGAattattggtctttttctttttttttttcttttttttttttttctgtctttttgccttttctagggccaaacctgcagcatatggaggttcccaggccaggggttgaattggagctgtagccgcgggccttcgccacagccaagccacagcaacgtggcccCTAGTTGGGttcggtaaccactgcaccatgacgggaactcccagtctttttcttaatttcttaatttctctgaatcAGACCATTCTTTCTGTtaagttgtaaattttttttcccagtttgtcaTTTGTCTGGACTTGGGTTTTTTGCTATGTAAAAgggcttttaaatttttagtttttattacaGAAAGTATTTCATACGTCGCAAAAATTTTttctgcacctatggcatatggaagttcccaggctaggggcgcataggaactgcagctgcaggtctacaccacagccacagcaacgtgggatccaagtcagtGACCCGCACCACGACTCAGGgtaggcaacactggatacttaacctactggatccctggaggccagggattgaacctgtgtcctcaggataccagttggatttgttaccactgagccatgatgggaactctggaagggtGTCTTTATTCTAGTATCTTTTAAGTGATTATGATTTATGAAAGCTATTTTTCCTGTGTAATAAGGCTTTAACCTGTTTCCTTCCTAGACTGTTCTGTAGTTTATACTTTTTAGTTGATTCTCTGGAATTTCCAGGGTTCAAGCCTAGCATAAACAAATAGTAATAGTTTTTCTTGGTTCTAAATAATTTTGACCAATTTCTTTCCCTTGCCCAGTTGTCACAAGTAGCATTGACCTCCGGTGTCCTCATCGTGTTTATTAGTCACATCACTCATGGTTAAGCTCTGTTACGTGAAGCACATATCGGCCCATGAAATTTCTGAGTGTAGAAAAGTGGATGAAATAGTGTAACAGTATTACAGTGACTGCGACTAGTTGATGACACACGTCGCTGATGTGTTTTGCGGATACTGACAGGGAGCGACCGTGAATGCCAGAGAGTCATCGAGGTGTCAGCGCCACTCCCAGGTCGTTAATTGGCCAAGCCCATCAGGAGGGGGAAGACTTGTCTGCTACCTGCTCTTCCTGGGCTGGTCCCACTTTATGGTTTTCCCTGTGTCCAAGAGGTCATTTGTGTACTGCCCAGGTTCTTTTCAAGCTGGCCTTGTGTCCTCAGGCTTACACTTGTCTCTTGGAGGAGATGCCTTTCAAAGCACAGTGGTGGACAACAGGTTGTTTGGTTCACACCGAATGCCTGGCAGTTAGTAGGCACATGAGTAAGCCGTGAGCACTGGGTCAGCACTGTCCCCCTTGCCTTTCTCCTCTAGCCTCAGACTAGTTGTCCTCAGCTGCTTGagctcttgcctcctctgtcttcCTTTTACCTCAAGCACAGAGCACTCAACCTGAGCTGCTACTGAGCCCGCTCCAGATGCAGCTCCTTCGTCCTCTCACCTCCCCGCCAGGCTCCGCTGGTCTCCTCCACCTGCCTTGGCTATTGGCGGTATTTCACTTACACGCCTACCACAAGCTTTCCTACATCTAAGGCTGTCTTGACCTTGGTGCTCTGTGTGTTTAGTCGATGCCGTTGAGCTCAGTAGTGCCATTTATAGAGCAGCATACACGGCCAGGATAAGGAACTGCAATACCAATCAAGCCGAGGTTTTGTCCCCTGCACCCCctctccagttttattgaggtttAATCTGTATGCATCATTGTATAAGATGAAAGTGTACAGTATATAGACTTACATAGCCTATAAAACGATCGCCGCAGTAAGTTACcattcatcacctcacatagatacagtaaaaaaatgttttcctggtGCTGAGACCTCTCAGGAGGTACTGCCAACTTGGACCCGTATCGTACAGCAGTGTCCACTCGTCATCACGTCGTCCATTACAGCCCTGGTCTGACCTGGTAACTGAAGGTTTGGACCTTCTGACCACTTTCCTCCAGTCCCCCCCTACCCCCCGGTGATGACAAAACTTGTTTGCTctttggggatggggtggggtggaggttcTGTATGTGAGATCACACAGTAtctgttttgtttattcctttgtgtcttattttctctctgttttactgttttttaaagttaaacagTGTATTGATGTTGGGCTAGTGTGTTTAGATTATTTGCTTTCCGTTTGGAAGACTTGTGTTCATTGAAGTTGCCTGATACTGACATGTGTACGGAGCCAAGAACAAAACGTGAGAGGCCGGAAGTGGTGGGACACGGGTAGGCGAGCTCTGCATTCCGGGGTCCCTGTGACTCGCTCTGGGTCTCTGAGAGCAGAGTCGCACGTGACATCTAGAGTGACGTGCACCAGCAGACTCACAGTTCAGGCCGGGGTCCCTGTGACTCGCTCTGGGTCTCTGAGAGCAGAGTCGCACGTGACATCTAGAGTGACGTGCACCAGCGGACTCACAGCTCAGGCCAGGGCCCAAGGGGAGGACCACGACTGGGGATCTGGAACAGGAGAATAAAGCCAGCGGAGGACGTGTGGCTGATGGAGAGGCAGTTACGGGGCTGGTCTTGTACTGAGTGTGAGAGCTTCTGTGAGTTACTAGGGAATAAATGGTACTGCTTAGATCTTAGGCATTTTAGAGAAGTGAACAGATGAGGCTGCTTCTGCTTTTGTTGAGCTTAAGTCTAGGCTGTAGCACTTTGGTTCCTCAGGCGGGTGGACAGCTTTCCCCCTCGTCGAGTAGCAGTGTCAGCCGTCAGGCACTGCCGGTCGCATCCCACGGTTGACGCCGAAGCTCTGCTGGTTACGcacctttcctctctccctctagtACGCCCTGCACGTGTACAACGAGGTGATGAGTGTCGGGCAGAAATACGGAATCCGGAATGCTGGGTATTATGCTCTCCGTAGTCTCCGAATTGAGAAGTTTTTTGCCTTCTGGGGTCAAGATTTAAACACACTCACCACACCCCTGGAATGTGGACGAGAGTCTCGGGTGAAGTTAGACAAGGTACTGTATCTGCGTGTAtttcctctgtcctctgcttCCTGAGCAGGGAGCCTGCGTGGGCACAGAAGGAGCCGCTATGGGAGGAAAGGGTGCAGGTGTCAGGGCCTCAGTGGTGACGATCCGGGTGCCCTCAGCACAGAAGATGCACCTACGGCATAAAACACTCGTTCTGGAAACAATACATAGACAACACTTGTTTGGGGCACCGAGACAGGGCTTTCTGGGCCGTTTTTCTGAGTTGACTGGTGATTCATTAACATGCCATGAATATGTGTGCAAATGAGTCACTTTACATTCAgttgcctattttttttccaaagttaatatatgaaaatgattttaaaaattacagttcaaGAGTCTGTTGAGTGAAAAGTCTCTTTCCCACCTCTGAGCCCACCCAGTCCCACTGCCCACTTGACCAGTTTCCTGTGTCTCCTCCTGGGGAGCTCCCTGCAGTGTGAACAGAGGACTGTGTCATGTCCCTCTCACCACTTTTTAtcttggggaatttttttttttttttttttttttgcattttctgccCACCTGGGAGGCATGtctaagtttccaggctaggggtcaaatcagagctacggttgCCAGcgtatgtcacagccacagccacatgggatccgagtcgtgtctgcgacctacactgcggctcaGGGCcatgctgagcgaggccagggatcgaacccgagtcctcatggatgctggtcgggttcgttaactgctgagccgcaccgggaactccctcccctcaccACTTTCTTAACTTAGATGGTTGGATGCCACATACTGGCTATATTGCacctggcttttttcacttaacagaatACCTCAGCAGTAATTCCCTGTCTACACAGTAGATTTTTGGTCTTCTTTGCGAgcaaaaatggggaaaacataaagaagaaaattaaaatcactcattttatcttttcagagaGTCACTGTTAAGAGTTTATTTTATCCTCCCCTTCTTtttgtacatatgcatatgtaaatatttatgcatcaAATACAGATATGTATGCATGAAGTTTTTGTTGAGATTATATAAAAACATTGCTTTTCTCAAGCAATTCTAGCAAGCATTTTTGAGTGATTTTTCTTCCTAAGTATTTTTGCTCTCTGTGGCCTTGTTATTGAAATGTgtttatagaacagaaaaaagagCGATGTGTGCCTGTTACCAAAAacattctctggagttccctttgcagcacagtggttaacgactccgactaggaaccatgaggttgcaggttcggtccctgcccttgctcagtgggttgaccatccggcgttgccatgagctgtggtgtaggttgcagacgcggctcagatcccgtgttgctgtggctacagcacagattggacccctagcctgggaacctccatatgccgcgggagcggcccaagaaatagcaaaaaaagaccaaaaaaaaaaaaaaaatttctctgaagGCGTCTTTCATCTCGTGCCTGCCATTTTCCACAGCCTGGGAAACACAGCCTTGGCCCGGAGCTTGCCggggggtgtgtgttgggggtgtggTCCGCGGCAGCAGCACCAGGCCTGCATGCAGACCTCGTCTCAGTGCTGCCTCTCTTTCCTAGGGGGTGGACTTCATTGGGCGAGCTGCCCTCCTGGAGCAGAAGCAGAATGGGGTGTACAAACGCCTCACCATGTTCATCCTGGATGACCATGACACAGACCTGGACCTCTGGCCTTGGTGGGGGGAGCCCATTTACCGAAACGGGCAGTACGTGGGCAAGACCACCAGCAGTGCCTACGGCTACACCCTGGAGCGCCACGTGTGCCTGGGTTTTGTGCACAATTTTTCTGAGGACACGGGGGAAGCACAGGTGGTGACAGCGGATTTCATCAACCGGGGAGAATATGAGATTGACATCGCGGGACACCGGTTCCAGGCCAAGGCCAAGCTCTACCCCGTCCCCTCCCTCTTCACCCATAAACGCCGAAAGGATGACATGGAGCTAAGTGACTTGCATGGAAAGTAATGCCAGGCCAGTCTCCCACCTCCTCACCTTCTCATCATCTCAGgagcttttctcctcctcctggtcccATCCCTCTTCTGGATTTAACCTTGGCCTCCCACCTCTTAGCTCCTTGATAGCATTTTAAGCGTTTAAGCGTGTCCTTTGCACCCTCTCACTTCCCTGCTGGAGTTTGCCCATCTCCCGATACTCACTCTGGGCTGGTCGTGCGCTCCCTTAGTGACAGGAAGGCAGGGTGGGCGAAGCCTCCACTTGCGGACACGGGTTACGGTGGCAGCCTAACGTCAGATGCTGTGTTCttgaagcggggggggggggggggctggtggCCTGCAGGCCTCTGGGTAAGAGTCCATCTCTGTGGGGCTCACTTTTCTCCGAGGAACCTGTCAGTGCTGGTGGGTCGGTGCCAGTTTGGGACAGCCCTGGGGACTAGCCCCCTTTGAGCCTGGCAGCCCCTTCTCCCACGCTGTCGTGCTGGGGGTTGGCACCCCGACACCTCTAGCAAGAGGATGACCATCTACCTCGGTGGTATGGGGTGGGCGTTACCTGTGGGTTTGCAGATATAGTTACCTGTCCTGGGCTCCGTAACGAGCCGCTTATCAAGATTGTTGGGCCAGAGCCATCTGCCTATCACTTTCTTCATCTCTTGTGAATCTCTGTAAGTAGAAGGGTTTGGTGGGTCTGTTGATCTAGGTTAACAAGGCAGCCTGAGTTTGCAAGGGAAAGACCATGTTGCCGTCTGTGTTGCTACTGCCCGCAAACAGCGCTGAGTTTTCAGTGCAAACACGACTGCTCTTCCTCCGGCTCCCCGAGTCGAGCCCTCCGACCTTGGCGCGCCTCTTCTCTAAGTGCATGGGACGCTCGGTTCAGCCCACTGTCTCCCCACTTTCCCTCCCTTTCGAACGAGGTTGGGGAGGCAGGACAAGCATCCTTGGGGCCGTGCTGCGTTGAAGAGAGCTACTGGGACC contains the following coding sequences:
- the PDPR gene encoding pyruvate dehydrogenase phosphatase regulatory subunit, mitochondrial isoform X2, which produces MPELERLEILKLVNCPETFTPDMRCILGESPSVRGYFVLAGMNSAGLSFGGGAGRYLAEWMVHGYPSESVWELDLKRFGALQSSRTFLRHRVMEVMPLLYDLKVPRWDFQTGRQLRTSPLYDRLDAQGARWMEKHGFERPKYFVPPDKDLLALEQSKTFYKPDWFEIVESEVKCCKEAVCVIDMSSFTKFEITSTGDQALEILQYLFSNDLDVPVGHIVHTGMLNESGGYENDCSIARLSKRSFFMISPTDQQVHCWAWLKKYMPEDSNLILEDVTWKYTALNLIGPRAVDVLSELSYAPMTPDHFPSLFCKEMSVGYANGIRVMSMTHTGEPGFMLYIPIEYALHVYNEVMSVGQKYGIRNAGYYALRSLRIEKFFAFWGQDLNTLTTPLECGRESRVKLDKGVDFIGRAALLEQKQNGVYKRLTMFILDDHDTDLDLWPWWGEPIYRNGQYVGKTTSSAYGYTLERHVCLGFVHNFSEDTGEAQVVTADFINRGEYEIDIAGHRFQAKAKLYPVPSLFTHKRRKDDMELSDLHGK